The proteins below come from a single Candidatus Methanoperedens sp. genomic window:
- a CDS encoding ABC transporter permease: MYLFGYKELIKNLVISDLKAKYSSSVLGFAWSMLNPLLMMLVLYFVFSNIFKSQENFVVYLLTGILAWRFFAIGTTTAISSIVGKSSLVTKIYIPREILTLSTAISSLISSTLEFLVLIPLLVILGAGISATALMFPIIQLMYFLIVYGISLILASLYVYYRDLNQIWDVVLQVGFFLSPIIYPLSLVPAKYEFYYMLNPITRLINMYRDIFLNGTIPKISDFGIVLLFGLLLFFIGTAVFKKLSRRFAEEV, encoded by the coding sequence ATGTACTTGTTCGGATATAAAGAATTGATAAAGAACCTTGTGATTAGCGACCTCAAAGCAAAATACTCAAGCTCGGTGCTGGGGTTTGCATGGTCGATGCTTAATCCTCTGCTGATGATGCTTGTGTTATATTTTGTGTTCAGCAACATCTTTAAAAGCCAGGAGAATTTTGTTGTGTATCTGTTGACAGGCATTCTTGCATGGCGCTTTTTCGCTATCGGGACAACAACAGCCATTAGCTCTATTGTCGGGAAATCGAGCCTTGTTACTAAAATTTATATCCCTAGGGAAATACTGACTCTCAGTACGGCAATATCCAGTTTAATAAGCTCGACACTTGAGTTTTTAGTCCTCATACCTTTGTTAGTGATATTGGGGGCAGGGATTTCAGCCACAGCTCTAATGTTCCCGATAATCCAACTGATGTATTTCTTGATAGTTTATGGCATCAGCCTTATCCTTGCTTCATTATATGTTTACTATAGAGACCTGAACCAGATATGGGATGTGGTGCTCCAGGTGGGGTTTTTCCTATCTCCCATCATTTATCCTCTATCCCTTGTGCCTGCAAAGTACGAGTTTTATTATATGCTTAACCCGATAACGAGATTGATCAATATGTACCGAGATATATTTCTGAACGGAACCATTCCAAAAATTTCTGATTTCGGTATTGTTCTCTTATTCGGCCTCTTGCTATTTTTTATAGGAACAGCGGTATTTAAAAAACTCTCCCGCAGGTTCGCCGAGGAGGTATAG
- a CDS encoding ABC transporter ATP-binding protein: MFQVSKQRKEEVDAIVIENISKCFKIPHEKKRTVYENIAGLFKGNRYGYEEFWALRNISFSVKRGETIGIIGENGSGKSTLLKVIAGVLYPDSGSVTVNGRIAPFLELGVGFQPELTASENVYLYGSIMGMSRAQIKKRINDIFDFAELEKFRNARLKNFSSGMYARLAFSTAISIEPDIILIDEALAVGDEAFQGKCYDKINEFRREGKTIVFVSHGMETVKQLCERSILLNQGQIGSIGYSEKVVSDYHVNMRIKEESTLKKQHEKKVEQITEKIIIKEVTPHEGIETQQNSVQDRWGSREVEITEVKFFAKNGDETYIFRTGEPLIVRIKYFAKTKIEKPVFGIAIHRNDGVHITGPNTKFHNKVIKSVKGEGIVEYIIDALPLLKGTYLFTAAVYDFACVNPYDHHEKRFTFKVTDGEIKDYGICYIPCRWEYVK; the protein is encoded by the coding sequence ATGTTCCAGGTATCGAAACAAAGAAAAGAAGAAGTGGACGCCATAGTAATCGAAAACATCTCAAAATGCTTCAAGATACCTCATGAGAAAAAGCGAACCGTATATGAGAACATCGCGGGTCTTTTCAAGGGCAACAGATACGGCTACGAGGAGTTCTGGGCGCTGCGCAATATAAGCTTCTCGGTAAAGCGAGGAGAAACCATTGGCATCATCGGGGAAAACGGAAGCGGGAAGAGCACGCTGCTGAAGGTAATCGCAGGCGTGCTGTATCCGGACAGCGGCAGTGTGACGGTGAACGGCAGGATAGCGCCGTTTCTGGAACTGGGCGTGGGATTCCAGCCCGAGCTCACAGCTTCGGAGAATGTTTATCTCTACGGCTCGATTATGGGAATGAGCAGGGCACAGATAAAGAAACGAATAAACGATATTTTCGATTTTGCAGAACTGGAAAAGTTCAGGAATGCCAGGCTAAAGAACTTTTCAAGCGGGATGTATGCAAGGCTGGCGTTCTCTACCGCTATATCCATCGAGCCTGATATAATACTTATAGACGAGGCGCTGGCAGTTGGAGATGAAGCCTTCCAGGGAAAGTGCTATGATAAGATCAATGAGTTCAGGAGGGAGGGGAAGACTATTGTGTTTGTGTCACATGGAATGGAGACCGTGAAGCAATTGTGTGAGAGGTCTATACTGCTGAATCAGGGGCAAATTGGTTCCATAGGGTATAGCGAGAAGGTTGTCAGTGATTACCACGTTAATATGCGCATTAAAGAAGAATCGACGTTGAAAAAACAGCATGAAAAAAAGGTTGAGCAAATCACTGAAAAAATAATTATAAAGGAGGTAACGCCGCACGAAGGGATAGAAACCCAGCAAAATTCGGTTCAGGATAGATGGGGGTCGAGGGAAGTAGAGATTACCGAGGTAAAATTCTTTGCTAAAAATGGGGATGAGACATATATTTTTAGGACGGGGGAACCCCTGATAGTCAGGATAAAATATTTTGCAAAAACCAAAATAGAAAAGCCAGTTTTTGGGATTGCGATTCATAGAAATGATGGAGTTCATATTACCGGGCCCAACACAAAATTCCATAATAAAGTAATAAAGAGCGTCAAAGGAGAGGGAATAGTGGAATATATTATTGATGCTCTGCCGCTATTGAAAGGAACATATCTGTTCACTGCTGCTGTTTATGATTTTGCATGTGTTAATCCATACGATCATCATGAAAAGAGGTTTACATTTAAAGTAACCGATGGCGAAATCAAAGATTATGGAATTTGTTATATTCCTTGCAGGTGGGAATATGTTAAATGA